The Phyllopteryx taeniolatus isolate TA_2022b chromosome 14, UOR_Ptae_1.2, whole genome shotgun sequence genome has a window encoding:
- the LOC133489239 gene encoding lysine-specific demethylase 4A-like isoform X2 produces MASDTAPQSHASKGIMTFYPTVEEFKNFSRYVAYMESQGAHKAGLAKVIPPKEWKPRHSYDDIDDLVIPAPIQQVVTGQSGLFTQYNIQKKSMSVKEFRKIANSDKFCSPHYDDFDELERKYWKNVTFNPPIYGADVGGSLYNPEVKEWNICHLNTILDTVESESGITIEGVNTPYLYFGMWKTTFAWHTEDMDLYSINYLHFGEPKSWYCVPPEHGRRFERLAQGFFSGSAQTCEAFLRHKMTLISPSILKKYGIPFEKITQYAGEFMVTFPYAYHAGFNHGFNCAESTNFATQRWIEYGKQAVLCSCRKDMVKISMDVFVKKFQPDRYEQWLAGRDTAPIDHSRPTPEAKEFLGDSFNIFYNSSSCSVDSDRDDLGRKSPLQRIETKRHRVCLELPEEVVSKDTDEEMMLYAKRPRLNLLPPRMTPQDGKRNKGPPKLIVTPTKLTLLDPFHRGLNTSDSGHTPHYTKTRPPAFLSQNGHLSATVTPTWTPSRKMGVASLLFHRTLTQKDILQVHSYPREKMQTHTMLQVHSYAREQQPCHLPLGGATVSPSQSPASGNTESRLESRISLTKVVLSQTEHSVEKDHTPSVSMPNDFQNAAIAEPTCLTQSTEVNKMEIPKNQNKRQNSQCPLWDSGIIIVKDTIPVKQPIQVKVISQSHDVSEEQSYCMSVATKQQQQDQLRKLPRHHPLFREILSEDEIYEDVTVEQEEKEEWAKPLRNLWQCRPIKPQVEWEYNKRMGEQAPYCSICLLFYTHYQSEGSDGNSSATLVNRQGCQWSKPLIPEMCFNTHTNKASDSGEGQLSNPHITEDGTSRLLSCSQCCVRVHTSCYGVTREETEQDDWLCARCKAEATLEDCCLCSLRGGALQRANNDKWVHVLCAITVLEARFVNITERRPIDLSAIPLPRFRLKCVFCRKRMKTESTGCCVQCSHGRCSTAFHPSCAQAAGILMHPDDWPFIVFITCHRHKAAAVAERNKDSMRELAVGQRVICKYRNGRYYHSEVVGLTTATFYEVVFDDGSYSDNLFPEDIENRDCVRLGPPAKGAAVSVRWTDGLLYGAKFVASHSIPMYLVEFEDESQISVKREDVYTLDEALPKRVKSRLSVASDMRFELFAQNDVKQNSKRQRVINSRYREDYIEPVIYRAIME; encoded by the exons ATGGCGTCAGACACAGCACCCCAAAGCCATGCCTCCAAAGGGATTATGACCTTTTACCCCACTGTTGAGGAGTTCAAAAACTTCAGCCGCTATGTCGCATACATGGAGTCACAGGGAGCACACAAAGCAGGCCTGGCCAAA GTGATCCCACCAAAAGAATGGAAGCCAAGACATTCATATGACGATATAGACGATTTGGTGATTCCTGCACCCATTCAGCAGGTGGTGACAGGCCAGTCGGGCCTTTTCACTCAGTACAACATTCAGAAGAAGTCGATGTCTGTGAAAGAGTTCCGTAAAATTGCAAACAGTGACAA GTTCTGTAGCCCTCACTATGATGATTTTGATGAACTGGAAAGGAAGTACTGGAAGAATGTGACCTTTAATCCTCCTATATATGGAGCCGACGTCGGTGGTAGTCTATACAATCCG GAAGTCAAAGAGTGGAACATTTGTCATCTTAACACCATTTTGGACACGGTGGAATCTGAAAGCGGCATCACCATTGAGGGTGTTAATACACCCTACTTGTATTTTGGCATGTGGAAGACCACCTTTGCATGGCACACTGAGGACATGGACCTCTACAGCATCAACTACTTGCACTTTGGAGAGCCCAAATCCTg GTACTGCGTTCCTCCAGAGCATGGGAGAAGATTTGAGCGTCTGGCTCAAG GTTTCTTTTCTGGTAGTGCTCAAACTTGTGAGGCCTTTTTGCGGCACAAGATGACCCTGATATCGCCTTCTATACTGAAGAAATATGGCATTCCGTTTGAAAAG ATTACCCAATATGCTGGCGAGTTCATGGTCACGTTCCCCTATGCTTATCACGCTGGCTTCAACCATGGTTTCAACTGTGCCGAATCCACCAACTTTGCCACACAGCGCTGGATTGAGTATGGCAAGCAAGCAGTTTTG TGCTCATGCCGCAAGGACATGGTAAAGATCTCCATGGATGTGTTTGTCAAGAAATTCCAGCCAGATCGCTACGAACAGTGGCTGGCAGGGCGAGATACAGCCCCCATCGACCACTCCCGGCCCACTCCAGAGGCTAAGGAGTTCCTGGGCGATTCTTTTAATATCTTCTACAATAGTAGCAGTTGCTCCGTGGATAGCGATCGGGATGATTTAGGGCGGAAGAG TCCACTTCAAAGAATTGAGACCAAGAGACACCGGGTGTGTCTGGAGCTGCCGGAAGAGGTTGTTTCCAAAGATACAGATGAGGAAATGATGCTGTATGCGAAGCGGCCAAGACTAAATCTTTTACCACCACGTATGACACCACAGGATGGCAAGAGAAATAAAG GTCCACCAAAGTTGATTGTCACACCGACAAAGCTCACGTTGCTGGATCCATTTCACAGGGGTTTAAACACGAGTGATTCAGGACACACGCCTCACTACACAAAGACTCGTCCACCTGCGTTTTTGTCCCAAAACGGTCATCTGTCAGCCACAGTGACGCCAACATGGACGCCTTCCCGCAAAATGGGGGTGGCCAGCTTGCTCTTCCATCGGACTCTCACTCAAAAAGACATCTTACAAGTTCACAGTTACCCTCGAGAAAAAATGCAGACTCACACGATGCTGCAGGTGCACAGCTATGCCCGAGAGCAGCAGCCCTGTCATCTCCCGCTCGGAGGCGCCACGGTGTCACCATCTCAGTCACCGGCCAGTGGAAACACGGAATCGAGGCTAGAATCTAGAATATCTCTCACCAAAGTGGTACTCAGTCAAACGGAACATTCTGTGGAGAAGGACCACACACCCAGTGTTTCGATGCCCAATGATTTTCAGAATGCGGCCATCGCTGAGCCCACCTGCCTTACACAGTCCACCGAGGTCAACAAAATGGAGATCCCCAAgaaccaaaacaaaagacag AATAGCCAATGCCCTCTATGGGATAGTGGCATTATCATCGTGAAAGACACCATTCCTGTCAAACAGCCAATTCAAGTGAAGGTGATTTCTCAGAGTCATGAT GTGTCAGAAGAGCAGTCCTACTGTATGTCAGTGGCCACCAAGCAACAGCAGCAAGACCAGCTCAGAAAACTTCCACGCCACCACCCTCTCTTTAGAGAGATACTCAGCGAAGATG AAATTTATGAAGATGTGACGGTGgagcaagaagaaaaagaggaatgGGCAAAGCCACTAAGGAACCTGTGGCAGTGTCGGCCTATAAAGCCCCAGGTAGAGTGGGAGTACAATAAGAGAATGGGTGAACAGGCTCCATACTGCTCCATCTGCCTGCTTTTCTACACCCACTATCAG TCTGAGGGCAGCGACGGGAATTCCAGTGCGACGTTGGTGAACCGCCAAGGTTGCCAGTGGTCCAAACCTCTCATTCCTGAAATGTGTTTCAACACGCACACCAACAAGGCCAGCGATAGCGGGGAAGGCCAGCTGTCCAACCCTCACATCACAGAAGACGGCACTAGCCGGCTGCTCAGCTGTTCTCAGTGCTGCGTCCGTGTACACACCA GTTGCTATGGTGTAACCAGAGAGGAAACAGAGCAGGATGACTGGCTGTGTGCTCGCTGCAAAGCTGAGGCTACCCTTGAG GATTGCTGTCTGTGTTCTCTCCGAGGTGGAGCTCTGCAGAGAGCCAACAATGACAA GTGGGTTCATGTGCTGTGCGCCATCACTGTGCTCGAAGCTCGCTTTGTAAACATCACAGAGCGGCGTCCCATCGATCTGTCTGCAATCCCACTGCCTCGCTTCAGACTG AAATGCGTTTTCTGCAGGAAACGGATGAAGACAGAGTCAACGGGCTGCTGTGTCCAGTGTTCCCACGGTCGCTGCTCCACGGCGTTCCACCCCAGCTGCGCTCAGGCCGCTGGCATACTTATGCACCCGGACGACTGGCCATTCATTGTCTTCATCACCTGTCACAGGCATAAAGCGGCTGCCGTAGCTGAG CGTAATAAGGACTCCATGAGAGAGCTGGCGGTGGGACAGAGAGTGATTTGTAAATACAGAAACGGTCGTTACTACCACAGTGAGGTGGTGGGACTGACCACCGCCACCTTCTACGAGGTTGTGTTCGACGACGGCTCGTACAGTGACAACCTCTTCCCAGAAGACATTGAG AACCGGGATTGCGTGCGACTCGGGCCGCCCGCGAAGGGCGCTGCCGTGTCAGTGCGATGGACCGACGGGTTGCTGTACGGGGCCAAGTTTGTGGCGTCCCACTCCATCCCTATGTACCTG GTGGAATTTGAAGATGAATCTCAAATTTCCGTCAAGCGCGAAGACGTGTACACCTTAGATGAAGCTCTGCCAAAACGGGTCAAGTCACGACTG TCGGTGGCATCAGACATGCGCTTTGAGCTCTTTGCGCAGAACGACGTCAAACAGAACTCCAAACGACAACGCGTCATCAACTCTCGTTACAGAGAGGATTACATCGAGCCTGTCATTTATCGGGCCATCATGGAGTGA